A single Thunnus thynnus chromosome 6, fThuThy2.1, whole genome shotgun sequence DNA region contains:
- the dtx3 gene encoding probable E3 ubiquitin-protein ligase DTX3 isoform X3, whose amino-acid sequence MSVRAGQGSDEVLVSQAVWDYLAAAGRPWLIDFQHKQGMSAGIIRRGERGGCCAVRLQPVEGSRNAGAGVMDGPISSETRKAFIDLCRCARKEMSKQEGGPKRKRALLPCVGVLEPNGEGNLLQPPPPQPRRSQRQQQRFRKPADEEACAVLHEAAQRKDMDSSMASHSEAEDNNTCSICMGDIVEKTTLERCGHSFCRSCLDQAFKVKKACPVCRLVYGQLIGNQPANGNMIVERDPDLELPGHEGYGCICIIYSFPPGLQAPEHPNPGVRYPGTDRVAYLPDSPEGNRVLGLLRRAFEQRLIFTVGTSMTTGMQNVITWNDIHHKTSIWGGPRCFGYPDPTYLVRVTEELREKGITAD is encoded by the exons ATGAGTGTGCGTGCTGGCCAGGGCAGTGATGAGGTGCTGGTTTCACAGGCGGTGTGGGATTACCTGGCTGCAGCTGGGAGGCCCTGGCTCATTGACTTCCAGCACAAGCAGGGGATGAGTGCTGGTATCATTAGgcgaggagagaggggagggtgCTGCGCCGTGAGGCTGCAGCCGGTGGAAGGCTCCAGGAACGCTGGAGCTGGCGTGATGGATGGACCCATCTCCAGCGAGACACGAAAAGCCTTCATTGACTTATGCCGTTGTGCCCGCAAAGAAATGAGCAAACAGGAGGGGGGACCCAAGAGGAAGAGGGCTCTGCTGCCCTGTGTCGGAGTCCTGGAGCCGAACGGAGAAGGGAACCTGCTTCAGCCGCCACCTCCCCAGCCGCGGCGCTCccagagacagcagcagaggtTCAGGAAGCCTGCTGATGAGGAGGCCTGCGCCGTGCTCCACGAGGCAGCCCAGAGAAAGGACATGGACTCCAGCATGGCTTCCCACAGCGAGGCAGAGGACAATAATACTTGTTCAATCTGCATGGGGGACATAGTGGAGAAGACTACCCTTGAGAGGTGCGGCCACTCGTTTTGTCGCTCTTGCCTGGATCAAGCCTTTAAGGTGAAGAAAGCGTGTCCTGTGTGTCGGTTGGTTTACGGCCAGTTGATTGGGAACCAGCCTGCCAATGGTAATATGATCGTAGAGAGAGATCCTGATCTGGAGCTTCCTGGGCATGAAGGCTATGGATGTATCTGCATCATCTACAGCTTCCCTCCTGGCCTACAGGCG CCAGAACACCCAAACCCGGGTGTTCGGTACCCGGGAACAGACCGCGTGGCCTACCTCCCTGACAGCCCTGAGGGGAACCGTGTGCTGGGCCTGCTGCGCCGGGCCTTTGAACAGCGCCTTATCTTCACCGTCGGTACCTCCATGACTACGGGCATGCAAAATGTCATCACCTGGAATGACATTCACCACAAGACCTCAATATGGGGCGGGCCCCGCTG TTTTGGCTACCCAGACCCCACTTACCTGGTGCGAGTGACGGAGGAGCTCAGAGAGAAAGGCATCACGGCGGACTGA
- the dtx3 gene encoding probable E3 ubiquitin-protein ligase DTX3 isoform X2 codes for MEEGVSSDEMSVRAGQGSDEVLVSQAVWDYLAAAGRPWLIDFQHKQGMSAGIIRRGERGGCCAVRLQPVEGSRNAGAGVMDGPISSETRKAFIDLCRCARKEMSKQEGGPKRKRALLPCVGVLEPNGEGNLLQPPPPQPRRSQRQQQRFRKPADEEACAVLHEAAQRKDMDSSMASHSEAEDNNTCSICMGDIVEKTTLERCGHSFCRSCLDQAFKVKKACPVCRLVYGQLIGNQPANGNMIVERDPDLELPGHEGYGCICIIYSFPPGLQAPEHPNPGVRYPGTDRVAYLPDSPEGNRVLGLLRRAFEQRLIFTVGTSMTTGMQNVITWNDIHHKTSIWGGPRCFGYPDPTYLVRVTEELREKGITAD; via the exons ATGGAGGAAGGAG TTTCCTCTGATGAGATGAGTGTGCGTGCTGGCCAGGGCAGTGATGAGGTGCTGGTTTCACAGGCGGTGTGGGATTACCTGGCTGCAGCTGGGAGGCCCTGGCTCATTGACTTCCAGCACAAGCAGGGGATGAGTGCTGGTATCATTAGgcgaggagagaggggagggtgCTGCGCCGTGAGGCTGCAGCCGGTGGAAGGCTCCAGGAACGCTGGAGCTGGCGTGATGGATGGACCCATCTCCAGCGAGACACGAAAAGCCTTCATTGACTTATGCCGTTGTGCCCGCAAAGAAATGAGCAAACAGGAGGGGGGACCCAAGAGGAAGAGGGCTCTGCTGCCCTGTGTCGGAGTCCTGGAGCCGAACGGAGAAGGGAACCTGCTTCAGCCGCCACCTCCCCAGCCGCGGCGCTCccagagacagcagcagaggtTCAGGAAGCCTGCTGATGAGGAGGCCTGCGCCGTGCTCCACGAGGCAGCCCAGAGAAAGGACATGGACTCCAGCATGGCTTCCCACAGCGAGGCAGAGGACAATAATACTTGTTCAATCTGCATGGGGGACATAGTGGAGAAGACTACCCTTGAGAGGTGCGGCCACTCGTTTTGTCGCTCTTGCCTGGATCAAGCCTTTAAGGTGAAGAAAGCGTGTCCTGTGTGTCGGTTGGTTTACGGCCAGTTGATTGGGAACCAGCCTGCCAATGGTAATATGATCGTAGAGAGAGATCCTGATCTGGAGCTTCCTGGGCATGAAGGCTATGGATGTATCTGCATCATCTACAGCTTCCCTCCTGGCCTACAGGCG CCAGAACACCCAAACCCGGGTGTTCGGTACCCGGGAACAGACCGCGTGGCCTACCTCCCTGACAGCCCTGAGGGGAACCGTGTGCTGGGCCTGCTGCGCCGGGCCTTTGAACAGCGCCTTATCTTCACCGTCGGTACCTCCATGACTACGGGCATGCAAAATGTCATCACCTGGAATGACATTCACCACAAGACCTCAATATGGGGCGGGCCCCGCTG TTTTGGCTACCCAGACCCCACTTACCTGGTGCGAGTGACGGAGGAGCTCAGAGAGAAAGGCATCACGGCGGACTGA
- the ptges3a gene encoding prostaglandin E synthase 3, producing the protein MQPAAAKWYDRRDSVFIEFCVEDSKDVHVNFDKSKFDFSCISGADNIKNQNTVELFGEIDPKESKHRRTDRSVLCCLRKAEAGKSWPRLTKDKTKCNWLSVDFNNWKDWEDDSDEDLSSFDKFSEMMNSMGGDDLPDLDGAEDEHDSADSDDEKMPDLE; encoded by the exons AT GCAGCCTGCAGCAGCTAAGTGGTATGACAGACGGGACTCCGTTTTTATAGAGTTCTGCGTGGAGGACAGTAAAGATGTGCACGTAAATTTTGACAAGTCCAAATTTGATTTCAG CTGTATCAGTGGAGCAGATAATATCAAAAACCAGAATACAGTGGAACTTTTTGGGGAAATTGACCCTAAA GAATCCAAACACAGACGCACAGACaggtctgtgttgtgttgtttacgAAAAGCAGAGGCTGGGAAATCATGGCCAAGACTCACCAAAGACAAGACAAAG TGCAACTGGCTGAGTGTGGATTTCAATAACTGGAAAGACTGGGAAGATGACTCAGATGAGGACTTGTCAAGTTTTGACAAATTCTCAGAG ATGATGAACAGCATGGGAGGGGATGATCTACCTGATTTAGATGGTGCAGAAGATGag CATGATTCTGCAGACAGCGATGATGAAA aAATGCCCGACCTTGAGTAG
- the mipa gene encoding major intrinsic protein of lens fiber a, with the protein MWEFRSMSFWRAVFAEFYGTMFFVFFGLGAALRWTTAPHTVLHVAFCFGLAAATLIQSIGHISGGHINPAVTFAYLIGSQMSLFRAFFYIVAQCLGALAGAAVLYGVTPGNMRGNLALNTLQPGISLGMATTMEVFLTLQLVVCIFAVTDERRNGRLGSAALAIGFSVLMGHLLGMYYTGAGMNPARSFAPAVLVRNFVNHWVYWVGPMIGGAMGALLYDFMLFPRMRGLSERLATLKGTRPPEAEGQQETRGEPIELKTQAL; encoded by the exons ATGTGGGAGTTCCGGTCCATGTCCTTCTGGCGGGCGGTGTTCGCCGAGTTCTACGGCACCATGTTCTTTGTATTCTTTGGGTTGGGGGCAGCCCTCCGCTGGACCACTGCGCCCCATACTGTTCTGCATGTTGCCTTTTGCTTTGGGCTGGCGGCTGCCACCCTCATCCAGTCCATTGGCCATATCAGTGGAGGACACATCAACCCGGCTGTTACCTTTGCCTACCTGATTGGCTCCCAGATGTCCCTGTTCCGTGCTTTCTTCTACATCGTGGCCCAGTGTCTTGGAGCACTGGCTGGTGCTGCCGTGCTCTACGGGGTCACACCCGGCAACATGAGGGGAAACCTGGCACTCAACACA CTGCAGCCTGGTATCAGCCTGGGTATGGCCACCACCATGGAGGTCTTCCTCACCCTGCAGCTTGTCGTCTGCATCTTTGCAGTGACAGATGAGAGGCGCAATGGACGCCTGGGATCCGCTGCCTTGGCTATTGGTTTCTCCGTGCTCATGGGACATCTTCTTGGG ATGTACTACACTGGAGCAGGAATGAACCCTGCCAGGTCCTTCGCCCCCGCTGTCCTGGTCAGGAATTTCGTCAACCACTGG GTGTACTGGGTGGGACCCATGATTGGTGGTGCCATGGGTGCTCTGCTGTATGACTTCATGCTCTTCCCCCGCATGCGCGGTCTCTCCGAGAGGCTCGCCACACTGAAGGGCACCCGGCCCCCAGAGGCTGAGGGCCAGCAGGAGACCAGGGGAGAGCCCATCGAGCTCAAGACACAGGCCCTATAA
- the dtx3 gene encoding probable E3 ubiquitin-protein ligase DTX3 isoform X1, protein MGSQVSSDEMSVRAGQGSDEVLVSQAVWDYLAAAGRPWLIDFQHKQGMSAGIIRRGERGGCCAVRLQPVEGSRNAGAGVMDGPISSETRKAFIDLCRCARKEMSKQEGGPKRKRALLPCVGVLEPNGEGNLLQPPPPQPRRSQRQQQRFRKPADEEACAVLHEAAQRKDMDSSMASHSEAEDNNTCSICMGDIVEKTTLERCGHSFCRSCLDQAFKVKKACPVCRLVYGQLIGNQPANGNMIVERDPDLELPGHEGYGCICIIYSFPPGLQAPEHPNPGVRYPGTDRVAYLPDSPEGNRVLGLLRRAFEQRLIFTVGTSMTTGMQNVITWNDIHHKTSIWGGPRCFGYPDPTYLVRVTEELREKGITAD, encoded by the exons ATGGGATCACAAG TTTCCTCTGATGAGATGAGTGTGCGTGCTGGCCAGGGCAGTGATGAGGTGCTGGTTTCACAGGCGGTGTGGGATTACCTGGCTGCAGCTGGGAGGCCCTGGCTCATTGACTTCCAGCACAAGCAGGGGATGAGTGCTGGTATCATTAGgcgaggagagaggggagggtgCTGCGCCGTGAGGCTGCAGCCGGTGGAAGGCTCCAGGAACGCTGGAGCTGGCGTGATGGATGGACCCATCTCCAGCGAGACACGAAAAGCCTTCATTGACTTATGCCGTTGTGCCCGCAAAGAAATGAGCAAACAGGAGGGGGGACCCAAGAGGAAGAGGGCTCTGCTGCCCTGTGTCGGAGTCCTGGAGCCGAACGGAGAAGGGAACCTGCTTCAGCCGCCACCTCCCCAGCCGCGGCGCTCccagagacagcagcagaggtTCAGGAAGCCTGCTGATGAGGAGGCCTGCGCCGTGCTCCACGAGGCAGCCCAGAGAAAGGACATGGACTCCAGCATGGCTTCCCACAGCGAGGCAGAGGACAATAATACTTGTTCAATCTGCATGGGGGACATAGTGGAGAAGACTACCCTTGAGAGGTGCGGCCACTCGTTTTGTCGCTCTTGCCTGGATCAAGCCTTTAAGGTGAAGAAAGCGTGTCCTGTGTGTCGGTTGGTTTACGGCCAGTTGATTGGGAACCAGCCTGCCAATGGTAATATGATCGTAGAGAGAGATCCTGATCTGGAGCTTCCTGGGCATGAAGGCTATGGATGTATCTGCATCATCTACAGCTTCCCTCCTGGCCTACAGGCG CCAGAACACCCAAACCCGGGTGTTCGGTACCCGGGAACAGACCGCGTGGCCTACCTCCCTGACAGCCCTGAGGGGAACCGTGTGCTGGGCCTGCTGCGCCGGGCCTTTGAACAGCGCCTTATCTTCACCGTCGGTACCTCCATGACTACGGGCATGCAAAATGTCATCACCTGGAATGACATTCACCACAAGACCTCAATATGGGGCGGGCCCCGCTG TTTTGGCTACCCAGACCCCACTTACCTGGTGCGAGTGACGGAGGAGCTCAGAGAGAAAGGCATCACGGCGGACTGA